In the genome of Neisseria animaloris, one region contains:
- the aroA gene encoding 3-phosphoshikimate 1-carboxyvinyltransferase, producing MTESVRLPAATLKPSTIALPGSKSISNRTLLLAALSDNVCEIHSLLKSDDTDRMLEALEKLGVELEFISEGRLKVHGTGGRFPNREADLFLGNAGTAFRPLTAALAVLGGNYHLHGVPRMHERPIGDLVDALRTAGADVQYLGNEHYPPLRIRERTDNGVRTIPIKGNVSSQFLTALLIALPLTGQAFEIEMVGELISKPYIDITLKLMAQFGVHVENQNYRLFKLPANARYHAPENLYVEGDASSASYFLAAGLLSGEPVRVTGIGTHSIQGDVAFARELEKIGADVTWGDHFIEVSRPADRTIQAFDLDANHIPDAAMTLAVVALAAGAPCTLRNIGSWRVKETDRIAAMAAELRKVGATVTEEPEAIHIVPPAALTPDAEIDTYDDHRMAMCFSLVSLLGVPVVINDPKCTHKTFPTYFEVFASLQK from the coding sequence ATGACCGAATCCGTCCGCCTGCCCGCCGCCACACTCAAACCTTCCACCATCGCCCTGCCCGGCTCGAAAAGTATCAGCAACCGCACGCTGCTCTTGGCGGCATTGTCGGACAATGTGTGCGAAATCCATTCTTTATTAAAATCCGACGACACCGACCGCATGCTCGAAGCCTTGGAAAAACTCGGTGTCGAACTGGAATTTATCTCGGAAGGCCGTCTGAAAGTGCACGGCACGGGCGGGCGTTTTCCCAATCGTGAAGCGGATTTGTTTCTCGGCAACGCGGGCACGGCGTTCCGCCCGCTTACCGCAGCTTTGGCGGTGCTGGGCGGCAACTACCACCTGCACGGCGTGCCGCGTATGCACGAACGGCCCATCGGCGATTTGGTCGATGCCCTGCGCACGGCCGGAGCCGATGTGCAATACCTCGGCAACGAACATTACCCGCCGCTGCGCATCCGCGAACGCACCGACAACGGCGTGCGCACGATTCCGATTAAAGGCAACGTATCCAGCCAATTTCTGACCGCGCTCTTGATAGCGTTGCCGCTGACCGGCCAAGCGTTTGAAATCGAAATGGTCGGCGAACTGATTTCCAAACCCTATATTGACATCACACTGAAACTGATGGCGCAATTCGGCGTTCACGTCGAAAACCAAAACTACCGCCTGTTCAAGCTGCCCGCAAATGCGCGTTACCATGCGCCGGAAAATCTGTATGTGGAAGGCGACGCTTCGAGCGCGTCTTATTTCCTCGCCGCCGGCCTGCTTTCCGGCGAACCCGTGCGCGTTACCGGCATCGGCACCCACAGCATTCAGGGCGATGTGGCATTTGCGCGCGAGTTGGAAAAAATCGGTGCCGATGTCACGTGGGGCGACCATTTTATCGAAGTCTCCCGCCCTGCCGATCGCACCATCCAAGCCTTTGATTTGGATGCCAACCACATTCCCGATGCCGCCATGACCTTAGCTGTTGTCGCCCTTGCCGCCGGCGCACCGTGCACCCTGCGCAACATCGGCAGTTGGCGCGTGAAAGAAACCGACCGCATCGCAGCGATGGCGGCGGAACTGCGCAAAGTCGGCGCAACCGTTACCGAAGAGCCGGAAGCCATCCACATCGTTCCGCCTGCCGCACTCACTCCCGATGCCGAAATCGACACCTACGACGACCACCGCATGGCCATGTGCTTTTCATTGGTTTCGCTGCTCGGCGTGCCCGTGGTCATCAACGACCCCAAATGCACCCACAAAACCTTTCCCACCTATTTCGAAGTGTTTGCTTCGTTGCAAAAATAA
- a CDS encoding endonuclease/exonuclease/phosphatase family protein has protein sequence MTPVPVTVTSYNMHKGMSALNRKVQVGNMAEALQKLNSDILFLQEVQGEHQIRRSKMPDFPHRPHYDILSEHLSFNSSYGKNAVYPERHHGNAILSHMPIDTRHNLNITVNKLEQRGVLHCEIQPEYWEHPLVCLCAHLNLREPDRMKQYQAIFEYVSQQVDPHSPLIIAGDFNDWRSKSAAALGKALNLEEVFVDANGKRPKTFPSRMPVLSLDRIYTRNLEVLDSQIHKEKQWQLLSDHLPLSVKVLPRIKQP, from the coding sequence ATGACCCCCGTACCCGTTACCGTTACTTCTTACAACATGCACAAAGGCATGTCGGCACTCAACCGCAAAGTGCAGGTAGGCAACATGGCCGAAGCCCTGCAAAAGCTGAATTCAGACATTTTATTTTTACAAGAAGTGCAAGGCGAACACCAAATCCGCCGTTCCAAAATGCCCGACTTCCCGCACCGCCCGCATTACGACATTCTCAGCGAGCACCTGTCGTTCAACAGCAGCTACGGCAAAAACGCCGTTTACCCCGAACGGCACCACGGCAATGCGATTCTCAGCCACATGCCCATCGACACCCGCCACAATCTCAATATCACGGTCAACAAACTCGAACAGCGCGGCGTGCTGCATTGCGAGATTCAGCCCGAATATTGGGAACACCCGCTCGTATGCCTGTGCGCCCATCTCAACCTGCGCGAACCCGACCGCATGAAACAGTATCAGGCGATTTTCGAATACGTTTCCCAACAGGTTGACCCGCACAGCCCGCTGATTATCGCCGGCGACTTCAACGACTGGCGTTCCAAGTCTGCCGCCGCATTGGGCAAAGCCTTGAATCTCGAAGAAGTGTTTGTGGATGCCAACGGCAAACGCCCGAAAACCTTTCCCTCGCGCATGCCCGTATTGAGCCTCGACCGCATCTACACCCGCAACCTCGAAGTGCTCGATTCGCAAATCCACAAAGAAAAACAATGGCAGCTGCTCTCCGACCATCTGCCCTTGAGCGTGAAAGTGCTGCCGAGAATCAAACAGCCTTAA
- a CDS encoding acyl-CoA dehydrogenase family protein translates to MASGILETQLIQMNTADFLQHIESAFKRIFPNGINLMQYLPENKWLELKKAGLLLPFLAEKHGGRKSSQFEIQEVLRIAGHYGVPVTLRTGIEGALVLQPLVEFGNEAQIRTGLDFIFNGEGGGLAITEPETSGAAIAREMQSYYEYTGDQTVYVNATKYWQGNSTSEFLLVAAKERKNGKLSKTINLLLVPKQYIRCETLNSEGLLAVRYAVNHIDANIPADCVMKLSENDAAGLRAFQNIFIRSRLQLVGMTHGIMEYIIENMRRFVQQDIKFVARECREIMQRYGISQVLYRFTCNRVSPDAPVAHQLMEANIIKTLATEYTYGAAQILQKLLGAKGFEHGHPASNIAIDIRPFTIFEGPNDMLYAEIYDQFTRATIEEKEQGIKPDKNQTLLERLQSDKRFSEIRQTARTVLPEDIAAFLTQYRLGDADALEKVFLGKIIAKLFVWIQTEDENTSAFVLRDIRKDMLDCKD, encoded by the coding sequence ATGGCATCAGGTATTTTGGAAACACAGCTCATTCAAATGAACACCGCTGATTTCCTACAACATATCGAATCTGCATTCAAACGCATCTTTCCAAACGGAATCAATCTGATGCAATACCTTCCCGAAAACAAATGGTTGGAGCTGAAAAAAGCCGGCCTGCTATTGCCTTTTCTAGCCGAAAAGCATGGCGGCAGAAAAAGCAGCCAGTTTGAAATTCAGGAAGTATTGCGCATCGCCGGCCATTACGGCGTACCCGTTACCCTGCGTACCGGTATCGAAGGCGCACTGGTTTTGCAGCCGTTGGTCGAATTCGGCAACGAAGCCCAAATCCGTACCGGCCTCGATTTCATTTTCAACGGCGAAGGAGGCGGCTTGGCCATCACTGAGCCGGAAACCTCAGGTGCCGCGATTGCCCGCGAAATGCAATCGTATTACGAGTATACCGGCGACCAAACCGTTTACGTCAACGCAACCAAATACTGGCAAGGCAATTCCACCAGCGAATTTCTGCTGGTTGCAGCCAAAGAACGCAAAAACGGCAAACTCTCGAAAACCATCAATCTGCTGCTGGTGCCCAAACAATACATCCGCTGCGAGACCCTCAATTCGGAAGGCTTGCTCGCCGTGCGCTACGCAGTCAACCATATTGATGCCAACATCCCCGCCGATTGCGTGATGAAACTTTCCGAAAACGATGCTGCCGGCTTGCGCGCATTCCAAAACATTTTCATCCGCAGCCGTCTGCAATTGGTAGGCATGACCCACGGTATCATGGAATACATCATCGAAAACATGCGCCGCTTCGTTCAGCAAGACATCAAATTCGTTGCCCGTGAATGCCGCGAAATCATGCAACGCTACGGCATCTCGCAAGTGCTCTACCGCTTTACCTGCAACCGCGTATCCCCCGATGCCCCCGTCGCCCACCAATTGATGGAAGCCAATATCATCAAAACTTTGGCTACGGAATACACCTACGGCGCAGCGCAAATCCTGCAAAAACTGCTTGGTGCCAAAGGCTTCGAACACGGCCATCCCGCCAGCAACATTGCCATCGACATCCGCCCCTTTACCATCTTCGAGGGTCCGAACGATATGCTCTATGCGGAAATTTACGACCAATTCACCCGCGCCACCATCGAAGAGAAAGAGCAAGGCATCAAACCCGACAAAAACCAAACCCTGCTGGAACGTCTGCAATCGGACAAACGCTTTAGCGAGATCCGCCAAACCGCACGTACCGTCCTACCCGAAGACATTGCCGCTTTCTTAACGCAATACCGGCTGGGCGATGCCGACGCACTGGAAAAAGTGTTTCTCGGTAAAATTATCGCCAAGCTGTTTGTGTGGATTCAAACCGAAGATGAAAACACTTCTGCGTTTGTACTACGCGATATCCGTAAAGATATGCTGGATTGCAAAGACTGA
- a CDS encoding SgcJ/EcaC family oxidoreductase: MKLRLLAVLATFLTLAACASNDRSLQAPQVDSCKATNKQEIAALFDRWNNSLQTGDPKQVVANYSADSILLPTLSNKPRLTPAEKEDYFKHFLETKPTGKIDMSHIQIGCNVALDNGLYTFTFADGTKAAGRYTFTYGWNGNQWMITSHHSSLMPEKAGSKSSKKH; encoded by the coding sequence ATGAAACTACGTCTTTTGGCTGTTTTGGCAACGTTCCTGACATTGGCTGCGTGTGCCAGCAACGACAGAAGCCTGCAAGCGCCGCAAGTCGATAGTTGCAAAGCAACTAACAAACAGGAAATTGCCGCTTTGTTTGACCGCTGGAACAATTCCCTGCAAACCGGCGATCCCAAACAAGTGGTGGCAAACTACTCTGCCGACAGTATTCTGCTGCCGACCCTTTCCAACAAACCGCGTTTGACTCCGGCTGAAAAAGAAGATTATTTCAAACACTTCTTGGAGACAAAGCCGACGGGTAAAATCGATATGAGCCACATTCAAATCGGCTGTAATGTCGCGTTGGATAACGGCTTATACACCTTTACCTTCGCCGACGGTACGAAAGCCGCCGGCCGCTATACGTTTACTTACGGCTGGAACGGCAACCAGTGGATGATTACCTCCCACCACTCTTCCCTGATGCCTGAAAAAGCCGGCAGCAAATCCAGCAAGAAACATTAA
- the frdA gene encoding fumarate reductase (quinol) flavoprotein subunit gives MSTIQADMVIVGAGGAGLRAAIAAAESNPDLNIALVSKVYPVRSHTVAAEGGAAGVILPHDSFDAHFHDTVAGGDWLCDQEVAEYFVKHCPHELIRLEQWGCPWSRKADGSVNMRRFGGMKNERTWFAADKTGFHILHTLFQTSLKYPQIKRFDEYFVLDILADDGKACGVAALNLMEGSLVQIRAKAVILATGGAGRVYRYNTNAGIVTGDGMGMAFRRGVPLRDMEFVQYHPTGLPGSGILITEGSRGEGGILLNKDGYRYLQDYGLGPETPVGQPQNKYMELGPRDKLSQAFWHEWRQGRTIATPHGDVVHLDLRHLGEKKLQERLPLICELSKAYIGVNPAEEPIPVRPTAHYTMGGIETDSECETRINGLFAVGECSSVGLHGANRLGSNSLSEILVFGRVAGEAAARRAAAAPQPDNRFANAQARDTAGRLKDFMQQQGNESWATVRNEMGLAMEEGCGIYRTAASMQKTIDKLAELQERYRRIRIADQSKVYNTDLLYALELGFGLDVAEAMVHSALGRRESRGAHQRLDEGCTERNDADFLKHSLAFYRAGSAPEIGHSPVRITKLPPVERVYGAAAEQQKEPAHE, from the coding sequence ATGTCTACAATTCAGGCCGATATGGTAATCGTCGGCGCAGGCGGCGCAGGTTTGCGGGCGGCGATTGCGGCGGCGGAAAGCAATCCCGACCTGAATATTGCGTTGGTATCCAAGGTTTACCCCGTGCGCAGCCATACCGTAGCGGCGGAAGGCGGAGCGGCCGGGGTGATTCTGCCGCACGATTCTTTCGATGCGCATTTTCACGATACGGTGGCGGGCGGCGACTGGCTGTGCGATCAGGAAGTGGCGGAATATTTTGTGAAACACTGCCCGCACGAATTGATCCGGCTCGAGCAATGGGGTTGCCCGTGGAGCCGCAAAGCAGACGGCTCGGTAAATATGCGGCGGTTCGGCGGCATGAAAAACGAACGCACTTGGTTTGCCGCCGACAAAACCGGCTTCCATATTCTGCACACCTTATTCCAAACTTCGTTGAAATACCCGCAAATCAAACGTTTCGACGAATACTTCGTACTGGATATTCTGGCCGACGACGGCAAAGCCTGCGGCGTGGCCGCCTTAAACCTGATGGAAGGCAGCTTGGTGCAAATCCGCGCCAAAGCGGTGATTCTGGCCACCGGCGGTGCCGGACGGGTTTACCGCTACAACACCAACGCCGGTATCGTTACCGGCGACGGCATGGGCATGGCCTTCCGCCGCGGCGTGCCTTTGCGCGACATGGAATTCGTGCAGTACCACCCCACCGGCCTGCCCGGTTCGGGCATTCTGATTACCGAAGGCAGCCGCGGCGAAGGCGGCATTCTGCTCAACAAAGACGGCTACCGCTATCTGCAAGACTACGGCCTCGGCCCGGAAACACCGGTCGGGCAACCGCAAAACAAATACATGGAGCTCGGCCCGCGCGACAAACTGTCGCAGGCGTTTTGGCACGAATGGCGGCAGGGACGCACGATTGCCACGCCCCACGGCGACGTGGTGCATTTAGATTTGCGTCATTTAGGGGAGAAAAAACTGCAAGAGCGGCTGCCGCTGATTTGCGAACTTTCCAAAGCCTATATCGGCGTGAACCCTGCCGAAGAGCCGATTCCGGTGCGCCCCACCGCACACTATACGATGGGCGGCATCGAAACCGATTCAGAATGCGAAACCCGCATCAACGGCTTGTTTGCCGTGGGCGAATGCTCGTCGGTCGGGCTGCACGGAGCCAACCGCTTGGGGTCGAACTCTTTGTCGGAAATTTTGGTATTCGGGCGCGTGGCTGGAGAAGCGGCTGCACGCCGTGCAGCCGCCGCACCACAACCCGATAACCGCTTTGCCAATGCCCAAGCCCGCGACACGGCAGGCCGTTTGAAAGATTTTATGCAACAACAAGGCAATGAAAGCTGGGCAACCGTCCGCAACGAAATGGGTTTGGCGATGGAAGAAGGCTGCGGTATTTACCGCACTGCCGCATCGATGCAGAAAACCATCGACAAACTGGCCGAGCTGCAAGAACGCTACCGCCGTATCCGTATTGCCGACCAATCCAAAGTGTACAACACCGATTTGCTGTACGCGTTGGAACTGGGCTTCGGTTTGGACGTGGCCGAAGCGATGGTGCATTCCGCCCTTGGCCGCAGGGAATCGCGCGGGGCACACCAACGTTTGGACGAAGGCTGTACCGAACGCAACGATGCGGATTTCCTCAAACATTCGCTGGCGTTTTATCGGGCGGGAAGCGCGCCGGAAATCGGCCACAGCCCGGTGAGAATCACCAAACTCCCGCCGGTCGAACGCGTGTACGGAGCCGCCGCAGAACAACAAAAGGAGCCCGCCCATGAGTGA
- a CDS encoding succinate dehydrogenase/fumarate reductase iron-sulfur subunit, with protein MSEPRTIHIKVMRYNPEHDREPRYDDYHVPYDEQTSLLDALGYIKEKLAPDLSYRWSCRMAVCGSCGVMVDNRPTLACKTFVREYADKTITVEALSHLPVERDLVVDMTPLMDGIQAVKPYIIGNRRTISDGPNTQTPAQTAKYKQFADCINCGLCYAACPQFNLNPEFIGPAAIALAQRYNLDSRDRGQAERMPPLNSDNGVWCCTFVGYCSEVCPQNVDPAEAIQQGKVASSTDFFFSMLRQSKRSTL; from the coding sequence ATGAGTGAGCCACGCACCATCCATATCAAAGTGATGCGCTACAACCCCGAACACGACCGCGAGCCCCGTTATGACGATTATCACGTGCCTTACGACGAGCAAACTTCGCTGCTGGACGCGCTGGGCTATATCAAAGAAAAACTCGCGCCCGATTTGTCTTACCGTTGGTCGTGCCGCATGGCGGTTTGCGGCTCGTGCGGCGTGATGGTGGATAACCGGCCGACACTGGCCTGCAAAACTTTCGTGCGCGAATATGCAGACAAAACCATCACGGTGGAGGCATTGTCGCATCTGCCGGTCGAACGCGACTTGGTGGTGGACATGACCCCGCTGATGGACGGCATACAGGCGGTCAAACCCTATATCATCGGCAACCGGCGCACGATTTCAGACGGCCCCAACACTCAAACGCCGGCGCAAACGGCCAAATACAAACAATTTGCCGACTGCATCAACTGCGGCCTCTGCTACGCCGCCTGCCCGCAATTCAACCTCAATCCCGAATTCATCGGCCCTGCCGCCATCGCTCTGGCACAACGCTACAACCTTGACAGCCGCGACCGCGGCCAAGCCGAGCGCATGCCGCCCTTGAATAGCGATAACGGCGTGTGGTGCTGTACGTTTGTCGGCTATTGTTCGGAAGTCTGCCCGCAAAACGTCGACCCCGCCGAAGCCATCCAACAAGGCAAAGTGGCCAGCAGCACCGATTTTTTCTTTTCCATGCTGCGCCAATCCAAAAGGAGCACGT